Proteins encoded by one window of Juglans regia cultivar Chandler chromosome 15, Walnut 2.0, whole genome shotgun sequence:
- the LOC118344684 gene encoding uncharacterized protein LOC118344684, with product MNVVMTIKNVVADLTKGEKLDETNYDMWHRKIQNLFNEQEVFENLSHLMIQPDEGNTSQHRRDMEAYQAWAKKDRCACFTMLSSMHNDLIGEFENYPTAQYMWNHLKITYEGTSTTRLRALALRFEQYVMDPKHTMTKHLRSISALIRNLKAPGNNLTDKQQVTPVIQSLPESTWGQMKLALTHSENIMTFADISRHLELEAEHIDVHRNILLVAQAGKRKAFRPKRKQHGRFARLATSLRPRDGKVAKCHRGKRAGKDMSKMNCYNFGKIGHFTRECTKAKKT from the exons ATGAATGTAGTGATGACCATTAAGAATGTAGTAGCTGACCTTACTAAAGGAGAGAAATTGGATGAAACCAACTATGACATGTGgcatagaaaaattcaaaatctgttTAATGAACAAGAGGTCTTTGAAAATCTATCTCACTTGATGATACAACCTGATGAAGGGAACACTTCCCAACATCGTCGTGATATGGAAGCCTATCAGGCTTGGGCAAAGAAAGATCGGTGTGCGTGCTTTACCATGCTTAGCAGCATGCATAATGATCTTATTGGGGAGTTTGAGAACTACCCAACTGCCCAATATATGTGGAACCATCTGAAAATCACCTATGAGGGAACATCAACTACCAGGCTCCGTGCTCTCGCTTTGAGGTTTGAGCAATATGTTATGGACCCTAAACATACCATGACCAAGCATTTGAGGTCGATATCTGCCTTGATTCGTAATCTAAAGGCTCCTGGCAATAATCTCACTGATAAACAACAAGTTACCCCTGTGATACAATCTTTGCCCGAGTCAACTTGGGGGCAAATGAAGCTTGCTTTGACACACAGTGAGAATATTATGACTTTTGCTGATATATCTCGCCATTTGGAGCTAGAGGCAGAGCATATAGATGTGCACCGTAATATTCTACTTGTTGCCCAAGCTGGGAAGCGCAAGGCATTCAGGCCTAAGCGTAAGCAACATGGGAGATTTGCTAGACTGGCAACTAGTCTTAGGCCAAGGGATGGAAAAGTAGCAAAGTGCCACAGAGGCAAGCGTGCTGGCAAGGACATGTCCAAAATGAACTGTTATAACTTTGGAAAAATAGGACACTTTACTCGTGAGTGCACTAAGGCCAAGAAG ACATAG